A section of the Agrococcus sp. SGAir0287 genome encodes:
- a CDS encoding GNAT family N-acetyltransferase, with protein MADDRTATQHEIRALTLETYPAWLALAQRHNGVWGGCFCSYFHGDTDATVKREHDGPTFKRRLIEEGVAHAALVFDGEQAIAWCQYGSPAELPNIYHRKEYDAGESRPAPWRITCFFVDRDHRRSGVAREALDGALALIAQAGGGEVVSFPNEVPEGTRTSSSFLHNGTRAMFEQAGFAFERRIGKRKTVMRRTVAPAR; from the coding sequence ATGGCCGACGACCGCACCGCGACGCAGCACGAGATCCGCGCCCTCACGCTCGAGACCTACCCGGCATGGCTCGCGCTCGCGCAGAGGCACAACGGCGTCTGGGGCGGCTGCTTCTGCTCCTACTTCCACGGCGACACCGACGCGACGGTCAAGCGCGAGCACGACGGTCCCACGTTCAAGCGGCGACTCATCGAGGAGGGCGTCGCGCACGCGGCGCTCGTCTTCGATGGCGAGCAGGCGATCGCGTGGTGCCAGTACGGGAGCCCGGCGGAGCTCCCGAACATCTACCACCGCAAGGAGTACGACGCGGGGGAGTCGAGACCCGCGCCGTGGCGCATCACCTGCTTCTTCGTCGATCGCGACCACCGCCGCTCGGGCGTCGCGCGCGAGGCGCTCGACGGCGCGCTCGCGCTCATCGCGCAGGCCGGCGGCGGGGAGGTCGTGTCGTTCCCGAACGAGGTCCCGGAGGGGACGCGCACGTCGTCGTCCTTCCTGCACAACGGCACGCGCGCGATGTTCGAGCAGGCCGGCTTCGCCTTCGAACGGCGCATCGGCAAGCGCAAGACCGTCATGCGGCGCACGGTCGCGCCCGCGCGCTGA
- a CDS encoding DUF485 domain-containing protein, protein MTTPDHLADRSIAVQRSPEFQALRRSFFTFILPLTVLFLLWYLAYVLLAGFAPDVFATRLGDSNITVGLLFGLGQFVTTFGITMAYRSWANRRYDPHAAALREEMERGELTGYVDGSEEAAR, encoded by the coding sequence ATGACGACCCCAGACCACCTCGCCGACCGCAGCATCGCGGTCCAACGCAGCCCGGAGTTCCAGGCACTGCGGCGATCCTTCTTCACGTTCATCCTGCCGCTGACGGTGCTGTTCCTGCTGTGGTACCTCGCCTACGTGCTGCTGGCGGGATTCGCGCCCGACGTCTTCGCGACGCGCCTGGGCGACTCGAACATCACCGTGGGCCTGCTGTTCGGCCTCGGCCAGTTCGTCACGACCTTCGGCATCACGATGGCGTACCGCTCGTGGGCGAACCGCCGCTACGACCCGCACGCGGCCGCGCTGCGGGAGGAGATGGAGCGCGGCGAGCTCACGGGCTACGTCGACGGCAGCGAGGAGGCGGCGCGATGA